In a genomic window of Porphyromonadaceae bacterium W3.11:
- a CDS encoding response regulator, whose protein sequence is MMKKIMLIDDVLKYGYDLKSKLEELGYDVYYSPTAHGIMDFIKDYQPELLFLDIELREDRNGIEVCEEVTRTYPDLLVIIISSHADPSVKVKAVKAGALSYVEKPLTAQLLAAYAERYSKAPNEQYREMEIDFGEQMIYFADGSIVGISPMQSQMLKLLNEREGKNVTFAELKAHLWGEEQLPTNADGVIYNAISSIRRIINRYTVNSYLRSIHGIGYCFINGERSEEDS, encoded by the coding sequence ATGATGAAAAAGATAATGCTTATAGATGATGTGCTGAAGTATGGCTACGACTTGAAGAGCAAACTGGAGGAGCTGGGCTATGATGTCTATTACTCACCTACAGCACATGGAATTATGGACTTTATCAAGGATTACCAGCCCGAACTCCTCTTCCTAGATATCGAACTGAGAGAGGATAGAAATGGTATCGAGGTGTGTGAGGAGGTGACTCGTACGTATCCCGACCTCCTTGTTATCATCATTAGTAGCCACGCAGACCCGAGTGTCAAGGTGAAAGCGGTCAAAGCTGGTGCGCTCAGCTATGTAGAGAAGCCTCTGACAGCACAGCTACTGGCAGCTTATGCGGAGCGCTACTCCAAAGCTCCTAATGAGCAATATCGTGAGATGGAGATAGATTTTGGTGAGCAGATGATTTACTTTGCTGACGGTAGTATCGTAGGGATTAGTCCCATGCAGAGTCAGATGCTGAAGCTGCTAAATGAGCGTGAGGGTAAAAATGTGACATTTGCTGAGCTCAAGGCACATCTCTGGGGTGAAGAGCAGCTCCCCACCAATGCCGACGGGGTGATTTACAACGCTATCTCCAGTATCCGCCGTATCATCAATCGCTACACCGTCAACTCTTACCTCCGCTCCATCCACGGTATTGGTTACTGCTTCATAAATGGGGAGAGATCCGAAGAAGATTCATAA